One Branchiostoma lanceolatum isolate klBraLanc5 chromosome 18, klBraLanc5.hap2, whole genome shotgun sequence DNA window includes the following coding sequences:
- the LOC136424129 gene encoding MYND-type zinc finger-containing chromatin reader ZMYND8-like isoform X11: MADSAAAWGRTSPTPHPQESPPPQGTTPPSQGMAQPHSPGTAPQRPSAVEPQSQETPMKKAAPPQKISPPPQGAASPPQGTRTLLKETTPSRNGARMQTQGVTPPPQGTTPPPQKASPPPQGITPPPQGTTTPPQGTVTPGSQDDGTVRRSHRAAIARTKQEIRNAVAQLSKMEGQTKRSKEFPGGSHDSLKRKSPPEEGGEGKNQDRNHSKSAKKKKKRPSSPYTKPPPPINQDKDSRNDFYCWLCHREGSVLCCELCPRVYHTRCLKLPQEPDGDWVCPACEKIMSAECVDTQSKAMGMVSVEQLSKLLLHSLQRMKHSGAEPFQNPVDPEQAPNYREYIFHPMDLSTLEKNIKKNKYGCTQAFIADTKWILHNCIIFNGSNNKLTTSARMIVRICEHEMYEIEVCPDCYTSSCTKKDNWFCEPCREPHILVWAKLKGFPFWPAKVLQEVDGQLDVRFFGQHDRAWVPVENCFIMSEEIPFPVKKQKGSFDNAVAEMNIYIENLRRKFGSFEYAPYRSPYDKSRAYTHNKVSPVSNAPTGKVRKINDVARKLAKSSKPNFAAMLAVKGESGMRSESASEQSLVLEEIDYGTYASTPSSITTASPLPSVDSADPVNVTSPASYTTDVSNGKIPTAESEQSTYDNIAPPRSSPDLTTEAKLPFSAIDTSVKQPPDPQASSNASVLHELKPENPANQISARLTDSIAKLAKSHSNKEASHSNKPVSHSNKSSIVKAPSSKDTPNKYSQSLLGIKAGTDGVEEDGMSLPQETGVKRGIPSTGNSLQHVSDVLGGEGGLPDVSPPLSTVRKSSSLLQTIESCKAKLGIDEVGELPPPEEDGEEGESESESDSESDESDKDREDMEEEEEDGDQSEQREQHTESRENLDKRSSESSSSDIVEPKGLTDGKENKKKLDQAVKDVDEDRNSPELESNQVLESVNPVEGLQREEKMEVDLPKDGEKMDVDPSVDGEKADSDSGERMEVDHTYSKSADEKGEDSPDIGLRLDCDSDSDSHDLVIDLGEDSTSQKKEKASREVKQEKLSKSDTERDLSPPALSPVSAVSVTTATQAPTLQKATVTTVSSSDKGSKDPVVMESMSKEWTQRQLKRSSQEYLQKQLTQKEPPAKTSGTMTLRSAAKSAPAPATSTATSVSQTFPRFVQVSTGTPQKVLLAVQQSAHSQPGIVGQSPVVSSPPPVTSSVSSSSTTPTTTSTSTDNTQTDDISKYTDKVVEVVKGTFQQMWADLGRRGDNLATVKHLQLEVEKLSWRHRQEMAEMKHNMELTMAEMRQSLELEKQRLIQDLRRQCEADKSRAVEEAKKKQWCAFCGKEAIFYCCWNTSYCDYPCQQAHWPVHMNTCSQSTNNSTAQGGTDQSEATSVTKSEWREKARESLTTVLQQQKKEQAQVSYAQVSQPGVQVSQPGVQVRYIQPAASKPKSIQTFTTVRPGSTIIVQRPTSVAQVVQPVGSVTSIPVLLEKESRKTTAQVLQPAGVLQPVTALPSNSSSSTHHS, encoded by the exons ATGGCTGACAGTGCTGCTGCATGGGGACGTACCTCCCCAACACCACACCCTCAGGAATCACCCCCACCCCAGGGGACAACTCCACCATCCCAGGGGATGGCACAACCCCACAGCCCAGGGACTGCTCCACAGCGGCCTTCTGCAGTCGAACCCCAGTCCCAGGAAACACCTATGAAGAAAGCAGCCCCACCCCAGAAGATCTCCCCACCACCCCAGGGGGCAGCATCACCACCCCAGGGGACAAGAACATTACTCAAAGAGACAACACCATCACGTAACGGGGCCAGAATGCAGACCCAAGGGGTAACGCCACCACCCCAGGGGACAACACCCCCACCCCAGAAGGCCAGCCCACCACCCCAAGGGATAACACCCCCACCCCAAGGCACAACGACCCCTCCCCAGGGGACTGTGACACCAGGGAGCCAGGATGATGGGACAGTAAGGAGAAGCCATCGAGCTGCCATTGCACG AACTAAACAGGAGATCAGGAATGCAGTAGCCCAACTAAGCAAGATGGAGGGACAAACCAAGAGGTCAAAAG AATTCCCTGGTGGCAGCCATGACAGTTTGAAGCGGAAGAGTCCACCTGAGGAGGGCGGGGAGGGGAAGAACCAGGACAGGAACCATTCCAAGAGTgccaaaaagaaaaagaagcgaCCGTCGTCTCCATACACCAAACCGCCCCCTCCAATCAACCAGGATAAA GACTCCAGGAATGACTTCTACTGTTGGTTGTGTCATCGGGAGGGGTCGGTGTTGTGCTGTGAACTTTGCCCCCGGGTGTACCACACCCGCTGCCTCAAACTGCCGCAGGAGCCCGACGGGGACTGGGTGTGTCCCGCGTGTGAg AAAATCATGTCAGCCGAGTGTGTGGACACCCAGTCCAAGGCTATGGGAATGGTGTCAGTCGAACAACTGTCCAAACTACTGCTGCACTCGCTACAGAGGATGAAGCATTCAGGG GCCGAGCCGTTTCAGAACCCAGTAGACCCTGAGCAGGCTCCGAACTACAGAGAGTACATCTTCCATCCTATGGACCTCAGTACTTTGGAGAAG AACATCAAGAAGAACAAATATGGCTGTACGCAGGCCTTCATAGCTGACACCAAGTGGATCCTGCACAATTGCATCATCTTCAACGGTTCCAACAACAAACTCACAACCAGCGCCAGGATGATCGTCAGGATCTGTGAACATGAG aTGTATGAGATTGAAGTGTGTCCAGATTGCTACACCTCCTCCTGTACAAAGAAAGACAACTGGTTCTGTGAACCATGT AGAGAGCCCCATATCCTGGTATGGGCCAAACTCAAAGGCTTCCCCTTCTGGCCGGCAAAGGTACTGCAGGAGGTCGATGGGCAACTCGATGTGCGCTTTTTTGGGCAGCACGACAG AGCGTGGGTTCCTGTTGAGAACTGTTTCATCATGTCGGAGGAGATCCCGTTCCCCGTCAAGAAACAGAAGGGAAGCTTCGACAACGCCGTCGCGGAGATGAACATCTACATCGAGAACCTGCGTCGCAAGTTCGGCTCGTTTGAGTACGCGCCGTATCGCAGCCCTTACGACAAAAGCCGCGCGTACACTCACAACAAAGTCAGCCCCGTCAGCAACGCCCCCACGGGGAAGGTTCGGAAGATAAACGACGTCGCGCGCAAACTCGCCAAGTCATCGAAACCAAACttcgccgccatgttggctgTTAAGGGAGAGTCAGGCATGCGGAGCGAATCCGCCTCGGAGCAGAGTCTCGTGTTGGAGGAGATAGACTACGGAACGTACGCCAGCACGCCGAGTAGTATCACCACAGCATCCCCCCTACCCAGCGTAGACTCTGCTGATCCCGTCAACGTAACGAGCCCCGCGTCCTACACTACCGATGTCTCCAACGGTAAGATTCCAACCGCCGAGTCAGAACAGTCAACGTATGACAACATAGCTCCTCCCAGAAGCTCACCTGACTTAACAACAGAAGCGAAACTTCCATTTAGTGCCATAGACACTTCCGTAAAACAGCCACCTGATCCGCAAGCTTCCTCCAATGCCAGTGTTTTGCACGAACTTAAACCAGAGAATCCGGCCAATCAGATTTCTGCTAGGCTCACAGACTCAATAGCAAAACTGGCAAAGTCGCATAGCAACAAGGAAGCTTCCCATAGCAACAAACCTGTTTCGCATAGCAACAAAAGTTCCATAGTTAAAGCACCAAGTAGTAAGGACACACCAAACAAGTATAGTCAGAGTTTATTGGGAATAAAGGCTGGGACGGATGGTGTTGAAGAGGATGGCATGTCTTTGCCACAGGAGACTGGGGTGAAAAGAGGGATTCCGTCTACAGGTAACAGTTTGCAGCATGTTTCAGATGTattgggtggggaggggggcctgcCTGATGTTTCTCCTCCTCTCAGCACTGTTAGAAAGAGCAGTTCACTGCTACAGACCATCGAGTCGTGCAAGGCCAAGTTGGGAATCGATGAAGTCGGAGAGTTACCGCCACCAGAAGAGGATGGCGAAGAAGGGGAGTCCGAGAGCGAGTCCGACAGCGAAAGCGACGAATCAGACAAGGACAGGGAAGacatggaggaggaggaggaagatgggGACCAATCAGAGCAGAGAGAGCAACATACTGAGAGTAGGGAGAATTTAGATAAAAGGAGTTCTGAATCATCTTCAAGTGATATTGTTGAACCAAAGGGACTTACTGatggaaaggaaaacaaaaagaaactgGACCAAGCTGTGAAAGATGTTGATGAGGATAGAAATTCTCCTGAACTTGAGAGTAACCAAGTGCTTGAGTCAGTAAATCCAGTGGAAGGGTTACAGCGTGAGGAGAAAATGGAAGTCGATCTTCCCAAGGATGGGGAGAAGATGGATGTTGATCCAAGTGTAGATGGGGAGAAGGCTGACTCAGACAGTGGGGAGAGAATGGAAGTTGATCACACGTATAGCAAATCTGCAGATGAAAAAGGTGAAGATTCTCCCGACATCGGACTAAGGCTTGACTGTGACTCAGATTCCGACTCCCACGACCTTGTCATTGACCTTGGGGAGGACTCCACCTCTCAGAAGAAAGAGAAAGCAAGCAG GGAGGTTAAACAGGAGAAACTTTCGAAGAGTGACACAGAGAGGGATCTGTCTCCGCCCGCGCTCAGCCCCGTCAGCGCCGTCTCCGTAACCACGGCAACCCAGGCGCCCACCCTGCAGAAGGCCACGGTAACCACGGTTTCAAGCTCTGACAAGGGGTCAAAG GATCCTGTGGTAATGGAGTCTATGAGTAAGGAGTGGACGCAGCGCCAGTTAAAACGTTCGAGCCAGGAATATCTCCAGAAACAACTGACGCAGAAGGAACCTCCCGCTAAAACATCAGGTACCATGACACTCAGGAGTGCAGCAAAGTCTGCACCAG CGCCGGCCACAAGCACCGCCACGTCGGTTTCTCAGACGTTCCCGCGCTTCGTCCAGGTGTCAACAGGTACGCCTCAGAAGGTCCTTCTGG cagTACAGCAGTCTGCTCACAGCCAGCCTGGCATTGTGGGTCAGAGCCCAGTGGTGTCCTCGCCTCCTCCTGTAACCTCCTCAGTCAGCTCCTcctctactactcccaccaccaCCAGCACCAGTACAGACAACACACAAACTGATGACATCAGCAAGTACACAGACAAG GTCGTGGAGGTGGTGAAGGGCACGTTCCAGCAGATGTGGGCGGACCTTGGTCGCCGTGGCGATAACCTAGCAACCGTGAAGCACCTTCAGCTGGAGGTGGAGAAACTGAGCTGGAGACACCGACAGGAGATGGCAGAGATGAAACACAACATGG AGCTGACGATGGCTGAGATGAGGCAGAGTTTGGAGCTGGAGAAGCAGCGTCTGATCCAGGACCTGCGCCGGCAGTGTGAGGCCGACAAGAGCAGGGCTGTGGAGGAGGCCAAGAAGAAACAATGG TGTGCTTTCTGTGGGAAGGAGGCCATTTTCTACTGTTGCTGGAACACCAGTTACTGTGACTACCCCTGCCAGCAAGCTCATTGGCCAGTCCACATGAACACCTGCAGCCAGTCCACCAATAACAGCACAGCACAAGGTGgcactgaccaatcagaggccaCTAGTG TGACAAAAAGCGAATGGAGAGAAAAGGCGAGAGAGTCCCTCACCACTGTGCTGCAGCAACAGAAGAAAGAACAGGCACAAGTCTCCTACGCACAG
- the LOC136424129 gene encoding MYND-type zinc finger-containing chromatin reader ZMYND8-like isoform X2, translating to MADSAAAWGRTSPTPHPQESPPPQGTTPPSQGMAQPHSPGTAPQRPSAVEPQSQETPMKKAAPPQKISPPPQGAASPPQGTRTLLKETTPSRNGARMQTQGVTPPPQGTTPPPQKASPPPQGITPPPQGTTTPPQGTVTPGSQDDGTVRRSHRAAIARTKQEIRNAVAQLSKMEGQTKRSKEFPGGSHDSLKRKSPPEEGGEGKNQDRNHSKSAKKKKKRPSSPYTKPPPPINQDKDSRNDFYCWLCHREGSVLCCELCPRVYHTRCLKLPQEPDGDWVCPACEKIMSAECVDTQSKAMGMVSVEQLSKLLLHSLQRMKHSGAEPFQNPVDPEQAPNYREYIFHPMDLSTLEKNIKKNKYGCTQAFIADTKWILHNCIIFNGSNNKLTTSARMIVRICEHEMYEIEVCPDCYTSSCTKKDNWFCEPCREPHILVWAKLKGFPFWPAKVLQEVDGQLDVRFFGQHDRAWVPVENCFIMSEEIPFPVKKQKGSFDNAVAEMNIYIENLRRKFGSFEYAPYRSPYDKSRAYTHNKVSPVSNAPTGKVRKINDVARKLAKSSKPNFAAMLAVKGESGMRSESASEQSLVLEEIDYGTYASTPSSITTASPLPSVDSADPVNVTSPASYTTDVSNGKIPTAESEQSTYDNIAPPRSSPDLTTEAKLPFSAIDTSVKQPPDPQASSNASVLHELKPENPANQISARLTDSIAKLAKSHSNKEASHSNKPVSHSNKSSIVKAPSSKDTPNKYSQSLLGIKAGTDGVEEDGMSLPQETGVKRGIPSTGNSLQHVSDVLGGEGGLPDVSPPLSTVRKSSSLLQTIESCKAKLGIDEVGELPPPEEDGEEGESESESDSESDESDKDREDMEEEEEDGDQSEQREQHTESRENLDKRSSESSSSDIVEPKGLTDGKENKKKLDQAVKDVDEDRNSPELESNQVLESVNPVEGLQREEKMEVDLPKDGEKMDVDPSVDGEKADSDSGERMEVDHTYSKSADEKGEDSPDIGLRLDCDSDSDSHDLVIDLGEDSTSQKKEKASREVKQEKLSKSDTERDLSPPALSPVSAVSVTTATQAPTLQKATVTTVSSSDKGSKDPVVMESMSKEWTQRQLKRSSQEYLQKQLTQKEPPAKTSGTMTLRSAAKSAPAPATSTATSVSQTFPRFVQVSTGTPQKVLLVQQSAHSQPGIVGQSPVVSSPPPVTSSVSSSSTTPTTTSTSTDNTQTDDISKYTDKVVEVVKGTFQQMWADLGRRGDNLATVKHLQLEVEKLSWRHRQEMAEMKHNMELTMAEMRQSLELEKQRLIQDLRRQCEADKSRAVEEAKKKQWCAFCGKEAIFYCCWNTSYCDYPCQQAHWPVHMNTCSQSTNNSTAQGGTDQSEATSGESPTNQVRAAVSIQQAPADSQVKGQAGSSNVTKSEWREKARESLTTVLQQQKKEQAQVSYAQVSQPGVQVSQPGVQVRYIQPAASKPKSIQTFTTVRPGSTIIVQRPTSVAQVVQPVGSVTSIPVLLEKESRKTTAQVLQPAGVLQPVTALPSNSSSSTHHS from the exons ATGGCTGACAGTGCTGCTGCATGGGGACGTACCTCCCCAACACCACACCCTCAGGAATCACCCCCACCCCAGGGGACAACTCCACCATCCCAGGGGATGGCACAACCCCACAGCCCAGGGACTGCTCCACAGCGGCCTTCTGCAGTCGAACCCCAGTCCCAGGAAACACCTATGAAGAAAGCAGCCCCACCCCAGAAGATCTCCCCACCACCCCAGGGGGCAGCATCACCACCCCAGGGGACAAGAACATTACTCAAAGAGACAACACCATCACGTAACGGGGCCAGAATGCAGACCCAAGGGGTAACGCCACCACCCCAGGGGACAACACCCCCACCCCAGAAGGCCAGCCCACCACCCCAAGGGATAACACCCCCACCCCAAGGCACAACGACCCCTCCCCAGGGGACTGTGACACCAGGGAGCCAGGATGATGGGACAGTAAGGAGAAGCCATCGAGCTGCCATTGCACG AACTAAACAGGAGATCAGGAATGCAGTAGCCCAACTAAGCAAGATGGAGGGACAAACCAAGAGGTCAAAAG AATTCCCTGGTGGCAGCCATGACAGTTTGAAGCGGAAGAGTCCACCTGAGGAGGGCGGGGAGGGGAAGAACCAGGACAGGAACCATTCCAAGAGTgccaaaaagaaaaagaagcgaCCGTCGTCTCCATACACCAAACCGCCCCCTCCAATCAACCAGGATAAA GACTCCAGGAATGACTTCTACTGTTGGTTGTGTCATCGGGAGGGGTCGGTGTTGTGCTGTGAACTTTGCCCCCGGGTGTACCACACCCGCTGCCTCAAACTGCCGCAGGAGCCCGACGGGGACTGGGTGTGTCCCGCGTGTGAg AAAATCATGTCAGCCGAGTGTGTGGACACCCAGTCCAAGGCTATGGGAATGGTGTCAGTCGAACAACTGTCCAAACTACTGCTGCACTCGCTACAGAGGATGAAGCATTCAGGG GCCGAGCCGTTTCAGAACCCAGTAGACCCTGAGCAGGCTCCGAACTACAGAGAGTACATCTTCCATCCTATGGACCTCAGTACTTTGGAGAAG AACATCAAGAAGAACAAATATGGCTGTACGCAGGCCTTCATAGCTGACACCAAGTGGATCCTGCACAATTGCATCATCTTCAACGGTTCCAACAACAAACTCACAACCAGCGCCAGGATGATCGTCAGGATCTGTGAACATGAG aTGTATGAGATTGAAGTGTGTCCAGATTGCTACACCTCCTCCTGTACAAAGAAAGACAACTGGTTCTGTGAACCATGT AGAGAGCCCCATATCCTGGTATGGGCCAAACTCAAAGGCTTCCCCTTCTGGCCGGCAAAGGTACTGCAGGAGGTCGATGGGCAACTCGATGTGCGCTTTTTTGGGCAGCACGACAG AGCGTGGGTTCCTGTTGAGAACTGTTTCATCATGTCGGAGGAGATCCCGTTCCCCGTCAAGAAACAGAAGGGAAGCTTCGACAACGCCGTCGCGGAGATGAACATCTACATCGAGAACCTGCGTCGCAAGTTCGGCTCGTTTGAGTACGCGCCGTATCGCAGCCCTTACGACAAAAGCCGCGCGTACACTCACAACAAAGTCAGCCCCGTCAGCAACGCCCCCACGGGGAAGGTTCGGAAGATAAACGACGTCGCGCGCAAACTCGCCAAGTCATCGAAACCAAACttcgccgccatgttggctgTTAAGGGAGAGTCAGGCATGCGGAGCGAATCCGCCTCGGAGCAGAGTCTCGTGTTGGAGGAGATAGACTACGGAACGTACGCCAGCACGCCGAGTAGTATCACCACAGCATCCCCCCTACCCAGCGTAGACTCTGCTGATCCCGTCAACGTAACGAGCCCCGCGTCCTACACTACCGATGTCTCCAACGGTAAGATTCCAACCGCCGAGTCAGAACAGTCAACGTATGACAACATAGCTCCTCCCAGAAGCTCACCTGACTTAACAACAGAAGCGAAACTTCCATTTAGTGCCATAGACACTTCCGTAAAACAGCCACCTGATCCGCAAGCTTCCTCCAATGCCAGTGTTTTGCACGAACTTAAACCAGAGAATCCGGCCAATCAGATTTCTGCTAGGCTCACAGACTCAATAGCAAAACTGGCAAAGTCGCATAGCAACAAGGAAGCTTCCCATAGCAACAAACCTGTTTCGCATAGCAACAAAAGTTCCATAGTTAAAGCACCAAGTAGTAAGGACACACCAAACAAGTATAGTCAGAGTTTATTGGGAATAAAGGCTGGGACGGATGGTGTTGAAGAGGATGGCATGTCTTTGCCACAGGAGACTGGGGTGAAAAGAGGGATTCCGTCTACAGGTAACAGTTTGCAGCATGTTTCAGATGTattgggtggggaggggggcctgcCTGATGTTTCTCCTCCTCTCAGCACTGTTAGAAAGAGCAGTTCACTGCTACAGACCATCGAGTCGTGCAAGGCCAAGTTGGGAATCGATGAAGTCGGAGAGTTACCGCCACCAGAAGAGGATGGCGAAGAAGGGGAGTCCGAGAGCGAGTCCGACAGCGAAAGCGACGAATCAGACAAGGACAGGGAAGacatggaggaggaggaggaagatgggGACCAATCAGAGCAGAGAGAGCAACATACTGAGAGTAGGGAGAATTTAGATAAAAGGAGTTCTGAATCATCTTCAAGTGATATTGTTGAACCAAAGGGACTTACTGatggaaaggaaaacaaaaagaaactgGACCAAGCTGTGAAAGATGTTGATGAGGATAGAAATTCTCCTGAACTTGAGAGTAACCAAGTGCTTGAGTCAGTAAATCCAGTGGAAGGGTTACAGCGTGAGGAGAAAATGGAAGTCGATCTTCCCAAGGATGGGGAGAAGATGGATGTTGATCCAAGTGTAGATGGGGAGAAGGCTGACTCAGACAGTGGGGAGAGAATGGAAGTTGATCACACGTATAGCAAATCTGCAGATGAAAAAGGTGAAGATTCTCCCGACATCGGACTAAGGCTTGACTGTGACTCAGATTCCGACTCCCACGACCTTGTCATTGACCTTGGGGAGGACTCCACCTCTCAGAAGAAAGAGAAAGCAAGCAG GGAGGTTAAACAGGAGAAACTTTCGAAGAGTGACACAGAGAGGGATCTGTCTCCGCCCGCGCTCAGCCCCGTCAGCGCCGTCTCCGTAACCACGGCAACCCAGGCGCCCACCCTGCAGAAGGCCACGGTAACCACGGTTTCAAGCTCTGACAAGGGGTCAAAG GATCCTGTGGTAATGGAGTCTATGAGTAAGGAGTGGACGCAGCGCCAGTTAAAACGTTCGAGCCAGGAATATCTCCAGAAACAACTGACGCAGAAGGAACCTCCCGCTAAAACATCAGGTACCATGACACTCAGGAGTGCAGCAAAGTCTGCACCAG CGCCGGCCACAAGCACCGCCACGTCGGTTTCTCAGACGTTCCCGCGCTTCGTCCAGGTGTCAACAGGTACGCCTCAGAAGGTCCTTCTGG TACAGCAGTCTGCTCACAGCCAGCCTGGCATTGTGGGTCAGAGCCCAGTGGTGTCCTCGCCTCCTCCTGTAACCTCCTCAGTCAGCTCCTcctctactactcccaccaccaCCAGCACCAGTACAGACAACACACAAACTGATGACATCAGCAAGTACACAGACAAG GTCGTGGAGGTGGTGAAGGGCACGTTCCAGCAGATGTGGGCGGACCTTGGTCGCCGTGGCGATAACCTAGCAACCGTGAAGCACCTTCAGCTGGAGGTGGAGAAACTGAGCTGGAGACACCGACAGGAGATGGCAGAGATGAAACACAACATGG AGCTGACGATGGCTGAGATGAGGCAGAGTTTGGAGCTGGAGAAGCAGCGTCTGATCCAGGACCTGCGCCGGCAGTGTGAGGCCGACAAGAGCAGGGCTGTGGAGGAGGCCAAGAAGAAACAATGG TGTGCTTTCTGTGGGAAGGAGGCCATTTTCTACTGTTGCTGGAACACCAGTTACTGTGACTACCCCTGCCAGCAAGCTCATTGGCCAGTCCACATGAACACCTGCAGCCAGTCCACCAATAACAGCACAGCACAAGGTGgcactgaccaatcagaggccaCTAGTGGTGAGTCACCAACCAATCAGGTGCGAGCAGCTGTCAGCATCCAGCAGGCACCTGCAGATTCACAGGTCAAGGGTCAGGCTGGCTCCTCCAATG TGACAAAAAGCGAATGGAGAGAAAAGGCGAGAGAGTCCCTCACCACTGTGCTGCAGCAACAGAAGAAAGAACAGGCACAAGTCTCCTACGCACAG